From the genome of Candidatus Methylopumilus rimovensis, one region includes:
- the rsxA gene encoding electron transport complex subunit RsxA translates to MIQHYFLIIISTVLVNNIVLVKILGLCPFMGVSKKLETSISMSAATAFVLTIGSMTSWAINHYLLEPNDLIYLRTLSFIVVIAGVVQFTEMLMEKNFPLLYQLLGIFLPLITTNCAVLGIPLLNAQSSHTLIESALFGLGGAIGFSIVLILFASLRERLEGAEIPLPFKGTAIALVTASIMSLAFMGFAGLDR, encoded by the coding sequence ATGATCCAACACTATTTCTTAATTATTATCAGCACGGTATTGGTCAACAATATCGTTTTAGTTAAAATTTTAGGGCTATGCCCTTTCATGGGTGTATCTAAAAAACTAGAAACATCGATCAGCATGTCTGCTGCTACCGCTTTTGTATTAACCATAGGCTCAATGACAAGCTGGGCAATTAATCATTATCTTCTAGAGCCTAATGATCTTATTTATTTAAGAACACTTTCATTTATAGTGGTGATCGCAGGCGTTGTTCAATTCACTGAAATGTTAATGGAAAAAAACTTTCCATTGCTTTATCAATTGTTAGGTATTTTTCTGCCTCTTATAACCACTAATTGTGCCGTATTAGGGATCCCTCTTTTGAATGCGCAATCGAGTCATACACTTATAGAATCGGCATTATTTGGATTAGGCGGTGCCATTGGATTTTCAATTGTATTAATTTTATTTGCATCATTAAGAGAGCGTCTAGAAGGTGCTGAAATACCTTTGCCATTTAAAGGTACAGCAATAGCGCTTGTCACAGCCTCCATTATGAGCCTCGCCTTTATGGGATTCGCGGGCTTAGATCGTTAA
- the nth gene encoding endonuclease III, with product MNPQKRFKIFEALSKNTPNPTTELNYQTPFQLLIAVILSAQATDKSVNKATLLLFNKASNAKQLAQMQLSDIESCIKTIGLYKTKAKNILETAKIIHVKFKGEVPHDRLLLEALPGVGRKTANVILNTIFNEPAIAVDTHIFRISNRINIAPGENVLQVEKKLMKVTPKEFLKDAHHLLILHGRYTCTARLPKCSRCVINDLCEYKKKNY from the coding sequence ATGAACCCTCAGAAGCGGTTTAAAATTTTTGAAGCGCTATCAAAAAATACACCCAATCCCACCACCGAACTTAACTATCAAACGCCTTTTCAGCTCCTCATTGCAGTTATTTTATCTGCACAGGCGACTGATAAATCAGTCAATAAAGCCACCTTGTTACTATTTAATAAAGCATCTAATGCAAAACAACTCGCCCAAATGCAATTAAGCGATATTGAATCTTGTATAAAAACTATTGGACTCTATAAAACAAAAGCTAAAAACATACTTGAAACCGCTAAAATTATTCATGTCAAATTTAAAGGCGAGGTGCCTCATGATCGATTGTTACTAGAAGCACTTCCTGGTGTTGGAAGAAAAACAGCCAACGTTATTTTAAATACAATTTTTAATGAGCCAGCGATTGCAGTTGATACGCATATATTTAGAATTTCAAATCGAATAAATATTGCGCCAGGTGAAAATGTACTTCAAGTAGAAAAAAAATTGATGAAAGTTACACCAAAAGAGTTTTTAAAAGATGCACACCATTTATTGATTCTTCATGGGAGGTATACCTGCACAGCAAGACTTCCAAAATGTAGCAGGTGTGTGATCAATGATTTATGTGAGTATAAGAAAAAAAATTATTAA
- a CDS encoding RnfABCDGE type electron transport complex subunit D gives MENRSPYIVNAPSVSTIMLKVLLALIPGIALYVYVFGLGVIVNILLASLTVIMTESVILAIRKLPIKPFILDGSGLVTAWLLALSIPSIAPWWIIVLGTLLCITFGKHVYGGLGYNLFNPAMVGYAILLISFPSIMTHWQMPNNLMASPSDWLDQIRVIFNSNLLPKETLDAMSSATPLDYIKTQLTLNQPLNTIQQDKIFGFIGGRGLELINLGYLAGGLYLLKEKIISWHLPVAFLSTLFLTALLFNVLAPDTFASPLFHIMSGGSMLCAFFIITDPVSAPTTPKGKIYFGVGIALLVFIIRIFGGYPEGIAFAVLLFNICAPLIDSLTQPRIFGHK, from the coding sequence ATGGAAAATAGATCGCCTTATATTGTTAACGCGCCTTCAGTAAGCACCATTATGCTCAAAGTCCTACTCGCGCTTATTCCTGGCATAGCTTTATATGTTTATGTATTTGGCTTAGGCGTCATTGTTAATATCCTTTTGGCTTCTCTTACCGTCATAATGACTGAAAGTGTAATTCTTGCCATAAGAAAACTACCGATTAAGCCATTCATTTTAGATGGCAGCGGACTTGTCACTGCCTGGCTTCTTGCTTTATCTATCCCATCAATAGCGCCTTGGTGGATTATTGTTTTAGGCACATTACTTTGCATTACTTTTGGCAAACATGTTTATGGTGGATTGGGTTACAACTTATTTAATCCAGCGATGGTGGGATACGCTATCTTACTAATCTCTTTTCCCTCTATCATGACGCACTGGCAAATGCCTAATAATCTTATGGCTTCCCCTTCTGACTGGCTTGATCAGATTAGAGTTATTTTTAATAGTAATTTATTACCAAAAGAAACACTCGATGCAATGAGCTCTGCCACACCTCTTGATTACATTAAAACCCAGCTCACTTTGAATCAGCCATTAAACACAATTCAACAAGACAAAATTTTTGGCTTTATTGGAGGCAGAGGGCTTGAGTTAATTAATTTAGGTTATCTTGCTGGAGGTCTTTATTTACTTAAAGAGAAGATTATTTCATGGCATTTACCTGTTGCCTTCTTGTCGACTTTATTTTTAACGGCATTGCTGTTTAATGTTTTAGCGCCAGATACATTCGCATCTCCACTCTTTCATATTATGAGTGGCGGAAGCATGCTTTGTGCTTTTTTTATCATTACCGATCCAGTTAGCGCACCCACAACACCTAAAGGAAAAATTTATTTTGGTGTAGGTATAGCCTTATTAGTTTTCATAATTCGAATTTTTGGTGGTTACCCAGAAGGGATTGCATTTGCTGTATTGCTATTCAATATTTGTGCGCCACTCATAGATAGCCTTACACAGCCAAGAATTTTTGGTCATAAATAA
- the dapA gene encoding 4-hydroxy-tetrahydrodipicolinate synthase, with protein MSPQGSIVAIVTPMFPDGSLDIQALHGLIDFHINEGTDGIVIVGTTGESPTVNCEEHCQLIETTVKHVNKRIPVIAGTGANSTQEAIDLTKEAKRLGADACLLVTPYYNKPNQTGLFQHFSKVANEVAIDQILYNVPSRTGCDLKNDTVLKLSNITNIVGIKDATGDLTRGIDLIKRLPSNFSVLSGDDATALSLMLLGGKGVISVTANVAPKLMHEMYACVIAKQNEKAIEINQQLFSLHTNLFIEANPIPVKWALKTMGLIKEGIRLPLVELSTEYHKIIQTAMKEAHIQ; from the coding sequence ATGTCACCTCAAGGCAGTATTGTTGCAATTGTTACTCCAATGTTTCCTGACGGAAGTCTTGATATCCAAGCGCTGCATGGATTAATTGATTTTCATATTAATGAAGGTACGGATGGCATTGTCATTGTGGGAACAACGGGTGAATCACCTACGGTTAATTGCGAAGAGCATTGTCAGCTTATTGAAACAACCGTTAAACACGTCAATAAAAGAATCCCAGTAATAGCTGGAACAGGCGCTAACTCTACGCAAGAAGCTATCGATCTTACAAAAGAAGCAAAACGCCTTGGTGCAGATGCTTGTTTATTGGTGACACCTTATTACAACAAACCCAATCAAACAGGACTTTTTCAGCATTTTAGTAAAGTTGCAAATGAAGTTGCAATTGATCAAATTCTTTACAATGTACCTTCTAGAACAGGCTGTGACTTAAAGAACGATACCGTCTTAAAGTTAAGTAATATTACTAATATTGTAGGCATTAAAGATGCGACAGGAGATTTGACTCGAGGTATCGATCTTATTAAAAGATTACCGTCTAATTTTTCAGTTTTAAGCGGTGATGATGCGACTGCTTTATCGCTTATGTTGCTCGGAGGTAAAGGTGTGATTTCTGTAACGGCAAATGTTGCGCCTAAATTAATGCATGAAATGTATGCTTGCGTCATTGCTAAACAAAACGAAAAAGCGATCGAGATTAATCAGCAATTGTTTTCACTTCACACTAATCTATTTATAGAAGCTAATCCAATACCTGTAAAATGGGCATTAAAGACAATGGGTCTTATCAAAGAAGGTATTCGATTACCTTTAGTAGAACTTAGCACGGAGTATCATAAAATTATTCAAACTGCCATGAAGGAAGCTCATATTCAATGA
- a CDS encoding M23 family metallopeptidase, protein MRIIFVTNSTSKPKSIHVVTFIATIFLLFIALIQGINWLDSKYNGGVEEKKSLINLKLDLNLGSFQKNLDVYATQIGELQARLIRIDNQAQRLQDFAKEKLKTNEKMPKPAPIKSSGQGGPFVPEKNFSETELQSFIDKLTLDIEKHEEYYNNLEAFYLKQSVFKDTLPNASPVNVPFNSSSYGWRVDPFLGVRAFHEGLDFSADVGQPIKATAAGIVLAAEVTPEYGNMVRISHGSGLETRYAHASKLLVKEGERIKKNQVIALVGNTGRSTGPHLHYEIRMNGESLDPRKYLQY, encoded by the coding sequence ATGCGAATTATCTTTGTTACAAATAGTACATCAAAGCCAAAAAGTATCCATGTAGTAACTTTTATTGCCACAATCTTTTTGCTTTTTATTGCGCTCATTCAAGGTATTAACTGGCTTGATTCGAAATATAACGGCGGTGTTGAAGAAAAGAAATCATTAATTAATCTTAAACTTGATCTTAATTTAGGGAGTTTTCAGAAGAATTTAGATGTTTATGCAACCCAAATTGGCGAACTTCAAGCGCGATTAATACGTATAGATAATCAAGCTCAGAGACTTCAAGATTTTGCTAAAGAGAAATTAAAAACAAATGAAAAGATGCCTAAACCAGCTCCAATAAAATCATCTGGCCAAGGCGGGCCCTTCGTCCCTGAAAAGAATTTTTCTGAGACTGAACTTCAATCATTTATTGATAAGCTAACACTTGATATTGAAAAACACGAAGAGTACTACAATAATTTAGAAGCTTTTTATCTAAAACAAAGTGTTTTTAAAGACACTTTACCTAATGCCTCCCCTGTCAATGTGCCTTTCAATTCATCAAGTTATGGCTGGAGGGTGGATCCTTTTTTAGGTGTAAGGGCGTTTCATGAAGGATTAGACTTTAGCGCAGATGTTGGTCAACCCATTAAGGCAACGGCTGCAGGCATTGTCTTGGCCGCTGAGGTAACCCCTGAATACGGCAATATGGTTCGTATTTCTCATGGGTCTGGACTTGAAACACGATATGCACATGCATCTAAATTATTAGTGAAAGAAGGTGAGCGTATTAAAAAGAATCAAGTTATTGCTCTAGTAGGCAATACTGGAAGATCGACAGGGCCACATCTTCATTATGAAATTAGAATGAATGGCGAGTCTTTAGATCCTCGCAAGTATCTTCAATATTAA
- the rsxB gene encoding electron transport complex subunit RsxB → MITALFVMIFLAILLGLVLGYSAIKFKVDGDPMVARIDAILPQTQCGQCGYPGCKPYATAIAKGEADINQCPPGGDAGAKALAELMGVEFKPLNEEHGIQKPKSVALIDESTCIGCTLCIQACPVDAILGAAKQMHTIIASECTGCELCLPPCPVDCITMEPVLENSESWKWKYPIYNIQKAQKA, encoded by the coding sequence ATGATTACCGCACTCTTTGTGATGATTTTTCTTGCCATCCTTTTAGGATTGGTCCTAGGCTATTCTGCTATTAAATTTAAAGTAGATGGCGATCCTATGGTTGCAAGAATTGACGCCATTCTTCCCCAAACACAATGTGGTCAATGTGGTTATCCCGGTTGTAAACCATATGCTACTGCCATTGCGAAAGGTGAAGCTGATATAAACCAATGCCCACCAGGAGGTGATGCTGGCGCCAAAGCTTTAGCGGAATTAATGGGCGTAGAATTTAAACCTCTTAATGAAGAACATGGCATTCAAAAACCAAAGTCGGTTGCTTTAATCGATGAGTCAACTTGTATTGGATGTACTTTATGTATTCAAGCTTGTCCAGTGGACGCCATTTTAGGCGCTGCAAAACAAATGCATACGATTATTGCAAGTGAGTGCACGGGTTGCGAATTATGCTTGCCACCATGCCCGGTGGATTGCATAACGATGGAACCTGTTCTTGAAAATTCAGAATCATGGAAATGGAAATATCCTATCTATAACATTCAAAAAGCTCAGAAGGCTTAA
- the rsxC gene encoding electron transport complex subunit RsxC — MQLRNIFKFNGGVHPDENKSVSTRLPIAKLAIPKKLVLPLRQHVGHVAKVKVKPGDQVLKGQMIAEADGNISASIHAPTSGKILKISEEILPHPSGLPDFCITIEPDFEDTWIEKKPISWKKIDRAQLIEALAQSGIVGLGGAVFPTHMKLKINQNQTIHTLVINAAECEPFITCDDMLMRERADEIIQGALITQTILGAEKCVVGIEDNKIESYEALKKAAQKTTVEIKVVPTLYPSGDAKRLIYLLMGIEVPKEKRSVDLGIQVFNVATVAAIYRYLELGEPSISRIVTITGAVKTPQNFEVLFGTPLSDLINAAGGSSSKPKKFIMGGPMMGFDLPSIHVPVTKAMNCVIESSPELFPDPKPVMPCIRCARCADACPVNLQPQELYWFSKSSQLEKAREYNLFDCIECGCCTYVCPSNIPLVQFYRYAKSEIIAQDKSKEAANTARERNEFRLARIEREKKERAERNAQKALGAQEKQAEDEKKSTIAAAMERVKQNQQENVKN, encoded by the coding sequence ATGCAATTAAGAAATATTTTTAAATTTAATGGCGGGGTTCATCCAGATGAAAATAAAAGTGTATCCACTCGTCTTCCTATTGCAAAATTAGCTATTCCAAAAAAATTAGTACTGCCACTTAGACAACATGTAGGTCACGTTGCAAAAGTTAAAGTTAAACCCGGCGATCAAGTTCTGAAAGGCCAGATGATTGCTGAAGCTGATGGCAATATTTCCGCCTCTATTCATGCGCCCACATCAGGAAAGATCCTAAAAATTAGCGAAGAAATCCTTCCTCATCCATCAGGCCTACCTGATTTTTGTATCACGATTGAACCAGACTTCGAAGATACCTGGATTGAAAAAAAACCTATCTCGTGGAAAAAAATAGATAGGGCTCAATTAATTGAAGCATTGGCACAGTCGGGTATTGTTGGCTTAGGTGGCGCAGTATTTCCAACGCACATGAAATTAAAGATTAATCAAAATCAAACCATCCATACATTAGTCATCAATGCTGCCGAGTGCGAACCATTCATTACATGTGATGATATGTTAATGAGAGAAAGAGCTGATGAAATTATCCAAGGTGCTCTCATTACGCAAACTATCCTTGGTGCAGAAAAGTGTGTAGTTGGTATCGAAGATAATAAAATTGAATCTTATGAGGCACTAAAAAAAGCCGCTCAAAAAACAACGGTTGAAATTAAAGTGGTGCCCACCCTTTATCCAAGTGGCGATGCAAAAAGACTCATTTATCTCTTAATGGGGATAGAAGTTCCAAAGGAAAAGCGCTCTGTAGATCTAGGAATTCAAGTATTTAATGTGGCTACGGTAGCGGCTATCTATAGATACCTTGAGTTGGGTGAACCATCGATCAGTCGAATTGTAACAATTACAGGAGCTGTCAAAACCCCTCAAAATTTTGAAGTTTTATTTGGAACGCCTTTATCAGACTTAATCAATGCTGCGGGAGGCTCTTCAAGCAAACCAAAAAAATTTATTATGGGCGGCCCTATGATGGGATTTGATTTGCCATCAATTCATGTGCCAGTCACAAAAGCAATGAATTGTGTCATCGAAAGTTCTCCAGAATTGTTTCCAGATCCAAAGCCTGTAATGCCTTGTATTCGGTGTGCAAGATGTGCGGATGCCTGCCCAGTCAACTTACAACCTCAAGAATTATATTGGTTCTCAAAGTCTTCTCAGCTTGAAAAAGCGAGGGAGTACAATTTATTCGATTGTATTGAATGTGGATGCTGTACTTATGTTTGTCCAAGTAATATTCCGCTTGTACAATTTTATAGGTACGCAAAAAGTGAAATTATTGCCCAGGATAAATCAAAAGAAGCTGCAAATACAGCTAGAGAAAGAAATGAATTTAGACTTGCAAGAATAGAAAGAGAAAAAAAAGAACGTGCTGAAAGAAATGCGCAAAAAGCTTTAGGGGCTCAAGAGAAGCAAGCTGAGGATGAGAAAAAATCAACCATTGCTGCAGCGATGGAAAGAGTCAAACAAAACCAACAAGAAAATGTAAAAAACTAA
- the secA gene encoding preprotein translocase subunit SecA: MLKTIVKNLFGSRNDRLLKEYGKKVQQINSLEEAIKKLSDTALKAKTSEFKKRLSEGQKLDDLLVEAFAVVREASRRVLEMRHFDVQLMGGMALHDGKISEMRTGEGKTLVATLPTYLNALEGKGVHVITVNDYLAKRDAEWMGQIYRFLGLEVGINLSSISSEEKKKAYQADITYGTNNEFGFDYLRDNMIFSKEERVQRKLHYGLVDEVDSILIDEARTPLIISGQAEDNVDLYTKINLVVAKLSRQKTEEENGDYWVDEKAHQVVLSESGHENVEQLLINAGLLSEQSSLYDATNISLVHHINASLKARNLFNKDQHYVVRDNSIIIVDEFTGRMMPGRRWSEGIHQAVEAKEGVEIQKENQTLASITFQNYFRMYQKLSGMTGTADTEAYEFSQIYGLETIIIPPHRTTQRKDMMDKVYRTSQERYAAVIEDIKACQKIEQPVLVGTTSIENSELISALLTKAKLKHQVLNAKHHEKEAHIIAQAGRPGMITIATNMAGRGTDIVLGGSIEADIHEIKLNDKLTESKKEKEIKALKDAWKEQNSLVVKAGGLHIIGTERHESRRVDNQLRGRAGRQGDPGSSRFYLSLEDSLLRIFASDRVSAIMEKLKMPEGEAIEHSWVTKAIENAQRKVEGRNFDIRKQLLEYDDVANDQRKVIYEQRNELLDSDQTAETIAAMRADVLRDLMQGHIPPGSMEDMWDIPSLEKILVSDYGLNLSIKAWVDKEPQIDIEEIYERVITFANKQYQEKESLVGKDTIRHFEKTVMLQSIDHHWREHLSSLDHLRQGIHLRSYAQKNPKQEYKKEAFELFGYLLDTVKTEVTRITMVVKIKNEAEVNEIDEKNKDEIKKSSRKKEDATNTFPKVGRNDPCPCGSNKKYKQCHGTLD; encoded by the coding sequence ATGTTAAAGACCATTGTTAAGAATTTATTTGGAAGCAGAAACGATCGACTCCTTAAAGAGTATGGTAAAAAAGTTCAGCAAATAAATTCGTTAGAAGAAGCAATTAAAAAGCTGAGTGACACCGCTCTAAAGGCTAAAACTTCAGAATTTAAAAAACGTCTTAGTGAAGGACAAAAACTAGATGATTTGCTTGTTGAGGCTTTTGCTGTCGTAAGAGAAGCGAGTCGACGTGTATTAGAAATGCGTCATTTTGATGTGCAACTTATGGGCGGTATGGCCCTTCATGATGGAAAAATTTCAGAAATGCGGACGGGTGAAGGTAAGACACTTGTTGCTACATTACCAACATATCTTAATGCCCTTGAAGGCAAAGGCGTTCACGTTATTACAGTTAATGATTATCTTGCAAAACGAGATGCGGAGTGGATGGGTCAAATATATAGATTCCTAGGCCTAGAAGTCGGTATTAATTTGTCTAGCATTTCAAGTGAGGAGAAGAAAAAAGCTTATCAAGCTGATATCACTTATGGCACCAATAATGAATTTGGTTTTGATTACTTAAGAGACAACATGATCTTCTCTAAAGAAGAGCGTGTTCAGAGAAAATTACATTACGGTTTGGTTGATGAAGTTGACTCAATCTTAATTGATGAGGCAAGAACACCTCTCATTATTTCAGGACAAGCTGAAGATAACGTCGATCTTTATACAAAGATTAATTTAGTAGTAGCCAAACTTTCAAGACAAAAAACTGAAGAAGAAAATGGCGACTACTGGGTAGATGAAAAAGCACATCAAGTAGTTCTTTCAGAAAGTGGCCATGAGAATGTAGAGCAGCTATTAATTAACGCAGGATTATTATCTGAACAATCAAGCTTATATGATGCAACTAATATTTCACTTGTCCATCATATTAACGCCTCATTAAAAGCAAGGAACCTCTTCAATAAAGATCAGCATTATGTGGTGCGAGATAACAGCATCATTATTGTTGATGAGTTTACAGGAAGAATGATGCCGGGCCGCAGATGGTCAGAAGGCATTCATCAAGCTGTTGAGGCTAAAGAAGGTGTTGAAATACAAAAAGAAAATCAAACACTCGCTTCTATTACATTCCAAAATTATTTTAGGATGTATCAAAAGTTATCTGGGATGACAGGTACAGCTGATACGGAGGCTTATGAATTTAGTCAAATTTACGGATTAGAAACTATTATTATCCCCCCTCACAGAACGACTCAAAGAAAAGACATGATGGATAAAGTGTATCGCACTTCTCAAGAGCGATATGCTGCAGTGATTGAAGATATTAAAGCGTGTCAAAAAATCGAGCAGCCAGTTTTGGTAGGCACTACGTCAATTGAAAATTCAGAGCTTATTTCTGCATTACTTACAAAAGCAAAATTAAAGCATCAGGTATTGAATGCAAAACATCATGAAAAAGAAGCACATATTATTGCGCAAGCAGGGCGTCCAGGTATGATTACTATCGCAACTAATATGGCCGGCCGGGGAACGGATATTGTGCTGGGCGGAAGTATTGAAGCTGATATTCATGAAATTAAATTAAACGACAAATTAACTGAAAGTAAAAAAGAAAAAGAAATTAAAGCGCTTAAAGACGCATGGAAAGAGCAGAATAGCTTGGTAGTTAAAGCAGGCGGGCTTCATATTATTGGCACTGAAAGACACGAATCAAGACGTGTGGACAATCAGCTCAGAGGCCGCGCAGGTAGGCAGGGAGATCCAGGATCTAGTCGATTCTATTTATCTCTAGAGGATTCATTATTAAGAATTTTTGCATCTGATCGCGTCTCAGCTATTATGGAAAAGCTTAAGATGCCAGAAGGTGAAGCTATTGAGCATTCATGGGTAACAAAAGCTATTGAAAATGCGCAAAGGAAAGTGGAAGGGCGTAATTTTGACATTAGAAAACAGTTGCTTGAATACGATGATGTTGCAAACGATCAAAGAAAAGTAATTTATGAACAAAGAAATGAATTGCTTGATTCTGATCAAACGGCAGAAACAATCGCTGCGATGAGAGCAGATGTTCTTCGTGATCTCATGCAAGGACATATCCCTCCAGGCAGCATGGAAGATATGTGGGATATTCCATCTTTAGAGAAAATTTTAGTTTCTGATTATGGTTTAAATCTTTCTATTAAAGCATGGGTTGATAAAGAACCTCAAATTGATATAGAAGAGATTTATGAGAGAGTCATTACCTTCGCTAATAAGCAATATCAGGAAAAAGAATCTTTAGTTGGCAAAGATACTATTCGGCATTTCGAAAAAACAGTGATGTTACAAAGTATTGATCACCACTGGAGGGAACATTTGTCATCTCTTGATCATTTAAGACAAGGCATACATTTACGCTCTTATGCGCAAAAAAATCCTAAGCAAGAATATAAAAAAGAGGCATTTGAATTATTTGGATATCTTTTAGATACAGTCAAGACTGAAGTCACTCGCATTACTATGGTAGTAAAAATAAAGAATGAGGCTGAAGTCAACGAGATTGATGAAAAAAATAAAGATGAAATTAAAAAATCATCCAGAAAAAAAGAAGATGCAACAAATACTTTTCCTAAAGTTGGTAGAAATGATCCATGCCCTTGCGGAAGCAATAAAAAATATAAACAATGTCACGGCACTTTAGACTAA
- a CDS encoding DUF1289 domain-containing protein codes for MIESPCIGVCSINKEHQFCEGCFRSEDEISEWITLSDDQKKEINQLATQRQINLISF; via the coding sequence TTGATTGAATCTCCCTGTATTGGCGTTTGCAGCATTAATAAAGAGCATCAGTTTTGTGAGGGCTGCTTTAGAAGTGAAGATGAAATTTCTGAATGGATCACATTAAGTGATGATCAAAAAAAAGAGATTAATCAATTAGCAACTCAAAGACAGATTAATCTTATTTCGTTTTAA
- a CDS encoding electron transport complex subunit E — protein MSDIKKIALDGFWKQNPGVVQLLGLCPTLAVTTSMINGLSLGIATAIVMAVSNASVSPIRKFIPTEIRVPVFILIIASLVTIIDFSIHAFIQPLYKALGIFIPLIVTNCIVLARVESFAAKNETTPSFYDGLFMGLGLAMVLTLLGGLREFFGKGTLLSGIDLILGPSASNLVLHFFGDYNGFLLAILPPGAFIGLACLIALKNRIEAR, from the coding sequence ATGAGTGATATTAAAAAAATTGCATTGGATGGGTTTTGGAAACAAAATCCCGGTGTAGTTCAGCTTCTCGGATTATGTCCAACTCTGGCGGTCACAACCTCTATGATCAATGGATTAAGCCTTGGTATTGCCACAGCAATTGTGATGGCTGTATCAAATGCTTCAGTATCACCTATTCGTAAATTTATACCAACCGAAATTAGAGTCCCAGTTTTTATTCTTATCATAGCCTCGCTTGTAACAATTATTGACTTCAGTATTCATGCTTTCATTCAACCCCTTTATAAAGCTTTGGGGATATTTATTCCATTGATTGTCACTAATTGTATTGTTCTGGCTCGCGTTGAGTCTTTCGCCGCAAAGAACGAAACTACGCCTTCATTTTATGATGGTCTTTTTATGGGTCTTGGATTGGCGATGGTTTTAACTCTTCTTGGGGGGTTAAGAGAGTTCTTCGGCAAAGGCACTTTGTTGTCTGGCATTGATCTTATTTTAGGGCCTTCAGCAAGTAATTTAGTGCTTCATTTTTTTGGAGATTACAATGGCTTTCTTTTGGCTATCCTTCCTCCTGGAGCCTTTATTGGTTTAGCTTGTCTTATTGCACTAAAAAACCGCATCGAAGCACGTTAA
- the rsxG gene encoding electron transport complex subunit RsxG: MFKDHLKKISTTAATMIIFSLAASTALSVFYFITKSPIDESDARAKRIFLNQVIPADLYDNNLVKDTISVEPSPLLGNKKNIDVYRAKKNNQVIAVIIEAVAPDGYSGEIKTLVGIDQEDKILGVRVITHKETPGLGDYIEIDKSQWIKNFNLKSLDKVSEKQWAVKKDGGDFDYISGATITPRAVIKSTYKCLLYSKENKKRLFTS; this comes from the coding sequence ATGTTTAAAGATCATTTAAAAAAAATATCTACTACTGCAGCAACTATGATTATTTTTTCTTTAGCGGCTTCAACTGCTTTAAGTGTTTTTTATTTCATTACGAAATCACCTATTGATGAGAGTGATGCTAGAGCAAAACGCATATTCTTAAATCAAGTAATTCCCGCAGATTTATATGACAACAATCTTGTGAAAGATACTATTTCCGTTGAGCCTAGTCCTCTTTTGGGAAATAAAAAGAATATTGATGTCTATCGAGCAAAGAAAAACAACCAAGTGATTGCGGTCATTATTGAAGCTGTCGCCCCCGATGGCTATAGCGGTGAAATCAAAACACTCGTGGGGATTGATCAAGAAGATAAAATATTAGGTGTAAGAGTAATTACTCACAAAGAAACCCCTGGCTTGGGAGACTATATTGAAATAGATAAAAGTCAGTGGATTAAAAATTTTAATCTAAAGTCTTTGGATAAAGTAAGTGAAAAACAATGGGCTGTTAAAAAAGATGGGGGTGATTTTGATTACATCTCTGGAGCGACAATCACGCCTCGTGCTGTCATCAAATCTACCTACAAGTGTCTTCTTTACTCAAAAGAAAATAAAAAAAGGTTATTCACATCATGA